Proteins found in one Magnolia sinica isolate HGM2019 chromosome 5, MsV1, whole genome shotgun sequence genomic segment:
- the LOC131245987 gene encoding chorismate synthase, chloroplastic-like, whose amino-acid sequence MASSLSSKPFLKATRTDGISGLGFQTSDLRRLSVPSVQISIRRAPAPRKLEVQAGTGNSFGTLFRITTYGESHGGGVGCVIDGCPPQVPLAEADMQVELDRRRPGQSRITTPRKETDTCRILSGVSEGMTTGTPIHVFVPNTDQRSHDYSEMSIAYRPSHADATYDFKYGVRSVQGGGRSSARETIGRVIPGAVAKKILKMVSGTEVLAYVSQVHKVVLPEGVVDNEAVTLEQVESNIVRCPNPEYAEKMINAIDAVRVRGDSVGGVVTCIVRNVPRGLGSPAFDKLEAELAKAVMSLPATKAFEIGSGFAGTFMTGSEHNDEFYTDEDGKIRTRTNRSGGIQGGISNGEMITMRIAFKPTSTIARKQQTVTRDRHETELIARGRHDPCVVPRAVPMVEAMVALVILDQLMVQYAQCQLLPINPCLQEPVEAPKLEAAVLPL is encoded by the exons ATGGCGTCGTCTCTGTCGTCAAAACCCTTTCTCAAAGCCACGAGAACCGACGGAATCTCTGGTCTGGGATTCCAAACCTCAGATCTCAGGAGATTATCCGTTCCGTCCGTACAGATCTCGATCCGACGCGCTCCTGCTCCCCGAAAGCTCG AGGTGCAGGCTGGTACTGGAAATTCATTTGGGACCTTGTTCCGTATTACGACATATGGAGAATCTCATGGAGGAGGTGTCGGGTGTGTTATTGATGGATGCCCTCCTCAGGTTCCCCTTGCAGAAGCTGATATGCAAGTAGAACTCGATAGAAG GAGGCCAGGGCAGAGCCGAATAACTACCCCAAGAAAAGAGACTGATACATGTCGGATTCTTTCAGGCGTTTCTGAAG GAATGACTACAGGAACCCCAATCCATGTCTTTGTACCAAATACTGATCAAAGAAGTCAC GATTACAGTGAAATGTCCATAGCATATAGGCCTTCTCATGCCGATGCCACGTATGATTTTAAATATGGTGTGAGATCAGTACAG GGGGGTGGCAGATCTTCAGCCAGAGAAACCATTGGGAGAGTAATACCTGGAGCTGTTGCAAAGAAGATTCTCAAGATGGTGTCAGGAACTGAG GTTTTGGCATATGTATCTCAAGTGCATAAAGTTGTACTTCCAGAGGGAGTGGTCGACAATGAGGCCGTGACACTTGAACAG GTAGAAAGTAATATCGTCAGGTGTCCAAATCCTGAATATGCTGAGAAGATGATTAATGCCATCGATGCTGTTCGAGTGAGAGGGGACTCTGTTGGTGGTGTTGTGACTTGCATTGTGAGGAATGTCCCACGT GGGCTTGGTTCACCGGCCTTTGATAAACTTGAAGCTGAGCTTGCCAAAGCTGTCATGTCATTGCCAGCAACCAAGGCATTTGAAATTGGTAGTGGATTTGCAG GTACTTTTATGACGGGAAGTGAGCATAATGATGAGTTCTATACTGATGAGGATGGAAAAATCCGAACAAGAACAAATCGTTCAGGTGGGATACAG GGTGGAATATCAAATGGTGAAATGATAACCATGAGGATAGCTTTCAAGCCTACTTCTACAATTGCA AGGAAACAACAAACAGTGACCAGAGACCGACATGAGACTGAACTCATTGCACGAGGACGCCATGATCCTTGTGTGGTCCCTCGAG CTGTGCCGATGGTGGAAGCCATGGTTGCTTTGGTTATTTTGGATCAACTGATGGTGCAGTATGCACAATGCCAGCTGCTACCCATCAACCCTTGCCTCCAAGAACCTGTGGAGGCACCAAAGCTTGAGGCGGCCGTCCTTCCACTTTGA